Below is a window of Phycisphaerae bacterium DNA.
CACGCCGAAACGGCCCGGTCGATGGGACAGGAGATCGCGCGGCGCGGGATTCGGCTGGTTTATGGTGGCGGCCATGTCGGTCTGATGGGCATCGTCGCCGACGCAGCACTCAACTCCGGCGGATCGGTCACCGGCGTCATCACACGGTCACTTATGGAATGCGAGGTCGGGCACAGCTCGGTCACCGAGCTGCATGTCGTCGACACCATGCACGATCGCAAAGCGCTCATGGCCCGGGAGTCGGATGGATTCGTGGCGATGCCTGGGGGCCTCGGCACTCTGGAAGAGTTGTTCGAAGTCTGGACGTGGGGTCAGCTCGGAATTCATCAGAAGCCGTGCGCGATCCTGAACGTCGATGGTTTCTATGATGGCCTGCTCGCCTTCCTGCGTCATTCGGTGAACGAGGGGTTTCTCCGCCGACAGCATTTCGACATGGTTCTTGCCGGAAGCGAGCCTGCGAA
It encodes the following:
- a CDS encoding TIGR00730 family Rossman fold protein, translating into MKSICVFCGSSAGTHPIHAETARSMGQEIARRGIRLVYGGGHVGLMGIVADAALNSGGSVTGVITRSLMECEVGHSSVTELHVVDTMHDRKALMARESDGFVAMPGGLGTLEELFEVWTWGQLGIHQKPCAILNVDGFYDGLLAFLRHSVNEGFLRRQHFDMVLAGSEPAKLLDNMAAYRPPALTKWLDLEDV